From the genome of Pseudanabaena sp. FACHB-2040:
GCCCGCTGGGTAGATGGCGGCTGGGAAGCCTTAGGGAAAGTCGATCGGCTGTTTAATACTGCCACGGTAAAGGATAGCTGGGGCCGCCCCGTGCTGCTGTTTCGCAATGAGTGGAACTGTCAGCAGATCGGGATGGACCACCCCGAACTCAAGCTCAGCAAAACAGCTCCGGTGGTATCTGGCAAACAACCAGAAGACCTCTAGCTCTCAAGCCGCTTAACCGTAGCGGATGTGACTGAACGCCTTGTATAAGCTGTAATATGCTGGCACAAAAGCATTCCTTGTCAAGAAATGCAAGCTCAACCTAGGAAAAGGTTGCTCTTTGTGGTTGACTCCTACCCTAATTAGGAGATACCCTTGTCAAATACATTAATGCTTCGATAAATCAACAAGTTGAATCAAAAATTTAAATCCGCTGATAAACCCTCCGAACCTGGCTAGCCACGCCGGGTTTTTTTTGGCCGTTTGAGTCTGTCTAATCCTGGTACGGGCTGCGATATGGTGAGAGGGTGTCTATGGAGAAACCGCTATGGTGCAGCCTCGTCTTGTGAAACGAGTCGGGGTCGTAGGAGGAGGGCAGTTGGCCTGGATGATGGGGCCAGCAGCGCAAGCGTTAGGTCTGGATCTGGTGGTGCAAACGCCGCAGCAGAGTGATCCGGCGGTTGCGATCGCAACCCAGGCCATCCTCGCGCCCGTCACCGACCCTCAAGGAACAGCGGCCTTAGCACAGCAGTGCGACATCATTACCTTTGAAAACGAGTTTGTTGATTTGCCTGCTCTGCAGGCCCTAGCGGCTAAGGGCACAGTGTTTTACCCCCAGTTAAACGTGCTGGCACTGGTGCTAGACAAGTTTGATCAGCGCAGCTACTTCGATCGCATCGGCCTGCCCAATCCTCGCTTCGTCTCCCTTAACTCCGAGGCCGATCTACCTGATCTAGCGACTTTTGCCGCTGCCGTTGGCTTCCCCCTGGTGCTAAAAACCCGGCGATTGGGCTACGACGGCTACGGCACTTTCATTCTCAAGACCTTAGACGATCTCCAAGCCACCTGGCAGCGCCTCGACTACCCCCCCGTCCTAATCGAGGAATTTGTGCCCTTTACCCATGAATTGGCCGTTATGGTGGCCCGTTCTGAAGCCGGTGAAGTTGCCATTTATCCCACAGTCGAAACCCAACAGGTCAACCAGGTCTGTCGCCGCGTCTTTGCTCCCGCTGCAGTTTCTCCTGACGTAGAAGCTCAGGTGCAGCGCATTGCCCGCACCCTAGTTGACCAACTCCAGGCGGTAGGCATTATCGGCATTGAGTTTTTTTTGACCCCAGAGGGCAAAGTGTTAATCAACGAAATTGCCCCCCGCACCCACAATTCCGGCCACTACACCCTAGATGCCTGCGCTACCTCTCAGTTTGAGCAGCAGCTACGAGCTGTTAGCGGGCTGCCCTTGGGGCCAGTTTCCCTCACCTGTCCTCGGGCAGTCATGGTCAATCTTCTCGGATTTGAGTCTGCCAGCAGCGATTACGCCGATCAGCGAAAAGCTCTCAGCCATCTACCCCATAGTCACGTCTACTGGTACGGTAAAACCCAATCCCGTTCGGGGCGCAAGCTGGGCCATGTCACCGTCTGCTTAGAGCTAGGAGAAGACCCAGCAGCCGTCGTTCAATCAGTTGAAGCGCTCTGGTACCCCAATCCCGCTATAAAGTGTTAGATTCCACCCTGATGACCTACTCTCTCGCGGCCCTGAATCAAATGGATCAGGCGACCTTCACGGCAACTCTGGCCGCAGTGTTTGAAGATACCCCTGCGATCGCAGCTCAAACCTGGCATCACCGCCCATTCTCCAGCCTAAAGTCGCTGCATCAGGCCATGTCCGAGATCGTTCAGGCCCAATCTCTAGCCGATCAGCTCGCTTTGCTGCGGGCCCATCCCGATTTGGGCGGCCGGGTGCAAATGGCAGATGCCTCAGTTCAAGAGCAGGCTAGCGTTGGGCTTAATCAGCTCACTGCCGAGGAGTATGAGCAGTTTCTCAGCCTCAACCAGCGCTACCGGGAGAAGTTTAAGTTCCCATTTATCATGGCAGTTGCGGGTCAGACTCAAGCGAGCATTCTCAAAGCCTTTGCTCAAAGACTTGAAAATTCTGAAACTGAAGAAATTCAGCAGGCTCTACAGGAGGTCAGTAAAATTGCCTGGTTTCGCTTAAACGCCTGGATCAAAGAATCTTAGAGGGCCATTAAACTCAGCAATTACTCGGCTTTTGTGTGAGAAGTTTCAGTAATTTCTGGGAACGCTATCAGTGGATGTAGCATCTATCTTCTGCCTTTGAAAGAAACCTCCAAATCAAGAACCATCAATAATTACAGACGCATGAGCGTAAAGTATTGTCATTGATGAATTCCTGGTTAAACGATTTGCTAGAGTTTTAGCAGCCGTCGTAGGAAAGTTAACAGGATGGGGTGGTCATTTAGGTCCTGCACACAAAACCCTTTTTAAGACCCTCAGGTTCAGGACGGATCAATTGCTGACATTTATAGACCAAAAACAGTGTCGAAGCATGAAGGATTCCAGTACAGGCGAGCAGAAGCAGCTCCTACTGATTGATGATGATCCCAACTTAATTCTCCTGGTCAAAGATTACCTGGAGTTTCGGGGCTATAGAGTAGTAACTGCAGGCAATGGCCGTGAAGCCTTAGACGTGCTAGAAGCGTTGCTCCCGGACATGATCATCTGTGACGTGATGATGCCGGAAATGGATGGCTATACCTTCGTTCAGCAGGTGCGTGAAAAACCTGAAACCGAATGGATTCCCATCCTGTTTCTCTCAGCCAAGGGACAGAGCCAAGACCGGGTCAAAGGACTCAATACTGGGGCTGATGTCTACATGGTCAAACCCTTTGAGCCCGAAGAACTCGTAGCCCAAGTAGAGTCTTCCCTCAAGCAGGCGTCTCGGCTGATCAAGCAGCAGACCAAGTCAGGCAGCAGCACCTCCGCGATCCAAGTTGCCTTTGATGTCGAGCTAACCCCGACTGAACTGAGAGTGGTGCAGTTTGTAGCTCGCGGGATGGCCAACCGAGAGATTGCCGATGAACTTCAGGTCAGCCAGCGCACAATCGAAAGCCACGTTAGCAATATGCTCGGCAAAACCGGACTGCACAACCGCACCGAACTTGCTCGCTGGGCCCTTGAAAATAACAAAGCCTAGCGCTAACCTGGCATAAAAAGCCCGAAATCTGCCCTACCCAACAAGATGTGTTTCCTGCATCCCCATGAGAGGAGCCACACTTCTTCTGCTTCTACCCCGCGCCCTCGGCTCCTAACCCCCTTGAGGTTAGATTTTCCCACGAGTGCCTCAACAACCCTGATATACTGAGCAAAGTATGCTGGTGTAGCTCAGCTGGTAGAGCAGCTGATTTGTAATCAGCCGGTCGCAGGTTCGAATCCTGTCACCAGCTTCGTCAAAAACCGCCTCTGGCAAGAACTTCCGGTATATTGCATATGCCGGAATGTTTTGTAATATGGCAGAACAAGACTCTAAATCTAGGGAAGTTTTGCGGAAATAGGGAAGTGCGAGGGCAAAGCTTACTCTTGAAGCGTTCGTTGAACGCTTCAAGAGTGAAAAAGTTGGTGCAGCTATCTGGCAGAAGGGCAATCTAGGGCCTTCAGGATAAAGCTGGCAGACCTGGCTCCTGAGAAGAGTACAGCGTAGTATTCGGAAAGCCTGCTCATGGGCTCTAGAATGCCCTGCTATCAGCTGCATGGCGGGCTTTTGAGGCTGTGCAAAGTCTTTTCTGCTATCAGTGATAGACTAGCCTCGCATAAACGCTCTAGGTCTAGTGATGAAAAATTTGATTACTCAGACTCAGATTATCTGTTTGGGAATAGGGGTTGTGCTGGCTGTTGGCTGCACGCCTCCACAGTCTTCAACCCAACCGGATGCAGGCACCCCGCCCCCAATTTCTGGTGAAAGTACCCCGGCTCCCCCGATGTCTGGTGAAGGTGCAGCTGGTCTTGAGCTTGTCGAGGAGTCTAGCCCAGCGGGCGGAACAATGGCCAAAGTCTATCTGCCTGGACCAGAGACGGCAGTTATCGTGGAATGCGAACAGGAAGGTTTTACGCCCTTCTTTTTCATTGATGTGGGAGAGTACTGGGTGGGCTGTCAGAGCGAGGTAAATGCCTCGGTTGGCCCAGAAGTTGACCAGCCCATTGGTTTGCAGGAAGTGTCCAGCCCAGCAGGAGGAATGGTGCAAAAGCTCTCTATTCCTGGCCCCCAACTATCAGCAGCAGTGGGCTGTGAGCAGGATGGTTTTGTACCTTTTCTCTATGACGATGAAGGGGCGACTTGGGTAGGCTGCCAAGCT
Proteins encoded in this window:
- a CDS encoding 5-(carboxyamino)imidazole ribonucleotide synthase; this translates as MVQPRLVKRVGVVGGGQLAWMMGPAAQALGLDLVVQTPQQSDPAVAIATQAILAPVTDPQGTAALAQQCDIITFENEFVDLPALQALAAKGTVFYPQLNVLALVLDKFDQRSYFDRIGLPNPRFVSLNSEADLPDLATFAAAVGFPLVLKTRRLGYDGYGTFILKTLDDLQATWQRLDYPPVLIEEFVPFTHELAVMVARSEAGEVAIYPTVETQQVNQVCRRVFAPAAVSPDVEAQVQRIARTLVDQLQAVGIIGIEFFLTPEGKVLINEIAPRTHNSGHYTLDACATSQFEQQLRAVSGLPLGPVSLTCPRAVMVNLLGFESASSDYADQRKALSHLPHSHVYWYGKTQSRSGRKLGHVTVCLELGEDPAAVVQSVEALWYPNPAIKC
- the uraD gene encoding 2-oxo-4-hydroxy-4-carboxy-5-ureidoimidazoline decarboxylase codes for the protein MTYSLAALNQMDQATFTATLAAVFEDTPAIAAQTWHHRPFSSLKSLHQAMSEIVQAQSLADQLALLRAHPDLGGRVQMADASVQEQASVGLNQLTAEEYEQFLSLNQRYREKFKFPFIMAVAGQTQASILKAFAQRLENSETEEIQQALQEVSKIAWFRLNAWIKES
- a CDS encoding response regulator transcription factor is translated as MKDSSTGEQKQLLLIDDDPNLILLVKDYLEFRGYRVVTAGNGREALDVLEALLPDMIICDVMMPEMDGYTFVQQVREKPETEWIPILFLSAKGQSQDRVKGLNTGADVYMVKPFEPEELVAQVESSLKQASRLIKQQTKSGSSTSAIQVAFDVELTPTELRVVQFVARGMANREIADELQVSQRTIESHVSNMLGKTGLHNRTELARWALENNKA